In the Gemmatimonadota bacterium genome, one interval contains:
- the lysA gene encoding diaminopimelate decarboxylase, translating into MAPFSRLDGTLHCEGVSLEPLAESVGTPAYVYSASSIRGQFERLDRALAPVPHRIHYACKANSSLGLLGLMRSIGARIDVVSGGELFRARAAGFAPDDIIFGGVGKSPHELREAVAARVHLISIESEAELRLLNQVAGEGGAVARIGIRVNPEITVETFHEYIKTGQKGDKFGVPFDDAHAVARIAHALPHVRLVAIGMHIGSQLTDLAAYAHGIERLEALIAALRAEGVSTLEHVDIGGGLFVPYDGEAPADLAGYTSIVVPAVQRLGLGLIVEPGRFLVAEAGVLLARVLYRKRSGGRDILITDTGMNDLLRPSHYDAYHRIEAVRRVEARGRFDVVGPICESGDFLALDRELESVEPGALLCLFTAGAYGISMASNYNARPRPVEVLVDGDRWGIITARESYDDLIRRETLSPAWRNS; encoded by the coding sequence ATGGCGCCCTTCTCCCGTCTCGACGGCACGCTGCACTGCGAAGGAGTCTCCCTCGAGCCACTCGCCGAGTCGGTCGGGACCCCGGCGTACGTGTACAGCGCGTCGTCGATTCGCGGGCAGTTCGAGCGACTGGACCGCGCGCTCGCGCCGGTGCCACATCGGATCCACTACGCCTGCAAGGCCAACTCGTCGCTGGGGCTGCTCGGGCTGATGCGGAGCATCGGCGCGCGCATCGACGTCGTGTCCGGCGGCGAGCTGTTCCGGGCGCGCGCGGCGGGCTTTGCGCCTGACGACATCATCTTCGGTGGGGTCGGGAAGTCGCCGCACGAGCTGCGCGAGGCGGTGGCCGCCCGCGTGCACCTGATCTCGATCGAGTCGGAGGCGGAGCTGCGCCTGCTCAACCAGGTGGCCGGAGAAGGTGGGGCGGTGGCGCGCATCGGGATCCGCGTGAACCCCGAGATCACGGTCGAGACGTTCCACGAGTACATCAAGACGGGGCAGAAGGGGGACAAGTTCGGCGTCCCCTTCGACGACGCGCATGCCGTCGCGCGCATCGCGCACGCACTCCCCCACGTGCGCCTGGTCGCGATCGGGATGCACATCGGCTCGCAACTCACCGACCTCGCGGCGTACGCGCACGGCATCGAGCGCCTGGAGGCGCTCATCGCCGCGCTGCGTGCCGAGGGCGTGTCGACGCTGGAGCATGTCGACATCGGCGGCGGGTTGTTCGTGCCCTACGATGGCGAGGCCCCGGCCGACCTCGCGGGTTACACGTCGATCGTCGTGCCGGCTGTCCAGCGTTTGGGGCTGGGGCTCATCGTGGAACCCGGGCGCTTCCTGGTGGCTGAAGCCGGCGTGCTGCTCGCGCGCGTCCTGTATCGCAAGCGCAGTGGCGGGCGCGACATCCTCATCACCGACACGGGGATGAACGACCTGCTGCGTCCGTCCCACTACGACGCCTATCACCGCATCGAGGCGGTGCGACGCGTCGAGGCGCGGGGCCGGTTCGACGTCGTCGGCCCGATCTGCGAGAGCGGCGACTTTCTTGCCCTCGACCGCGAGCTCGAGTCGGTGGAGCCGGGGGCGCTCCTGTGCCTGTTCACCGCCGGCGCCTACGGCATCAGCATGGCGTCGAACTACAATGCGCGCCCGCGCCCGGTGGAGGTGCTCGTCGACGGCGATCGATGGGGCATCATCACCGCGCGCGAATCGTACGATGACCTGATCCGCCGCGAGACGCTCTCCCCAGCCTGGAGGAACTCCTGA
- a CDS encoding YfcE family phosphodiesterase codes for MLVGLLSDTHDRLPAIRALLQYMQERGVGIVLHAGDYCAPFSLKPFIELNMPMVGVFGRNDGDREGIRAYAQQGMGIELFESPHSFELGGQRMLLVHDLVDASPRSLESHGVVVHGFTHREEMMIRGETLIVNPGEGCGWLHGEPGGAILDTDTKDVHFFKLKDVHRLEASTEP; via the coding sequence ATGCTCGTCGGGCTGCTCTCCGACACCCACGATCGCCTGCCGGCGATCCGGGCGTTGTTGCAGTACATGCAGGAGCGTGGGGTCGGCATCGTGCTGCATGCCGGCGACTACTGCGCCCCGTTCTCGCTCAAGCCGTTCATCGAGCTGAACATGCCGATGGTCGGTGTGTTCGGGCGAAATGACGGCGACCGGGAGGGCATTCGCGCCTATGCCCAGCAAGGGATGGGGATCGAACTGTTCGAGTCGCCCCATTCATTCGAACTTGGGGGCCAGCGGATGCTCCTGGTGCACGACCTGGTCGACGCGTCGCCGCGTTCGCTCGAATCGCATGGCGTCGTGGTGCACGGGTTCACGCATCGCGAAGAGATGATGATTCGAGGCGAGACCCTGATCGTGAATCCCGGGGAAGGGTGTGGCTGGCTGCACGGCGAGCCCGGCGGCGCCATCCTCGACACCGACACGAAGGACGTGCACTTCTTCAAGCTCAAGGACGTCCACCGCCTCGAGGCCTCGACCGAGCCGTGA
- the guaA gene encoding glutamine-hydrolyzing GMP synthase, whose translation MHQHIGSRILILDCGSQFTQLIARRVREARVFSEIHPPTRSLEWIREWGPTGIILSGGPSSVTDEGAPSFDPAILDIAPVLGVCYGMQWMALASGGKVAGGGRREYGRAEITVLETAGLFAGFDAGERSQVWMSHGDHVDEVPPGFVLTASSADNPVVAMRHESKPIHAIQFHAEVHHTVRGPDIISNFLFEVCHCQPGWTPGHFIEEEVAKIRALVGDKQVICGLSGGVDSSVAAALVHRAIGDQLTCIFVDTGLLRLHEREQVERTFKAHHGIKLVTVRAEDRFLDALAGEGEPEKKRRIIGHTFIDVFEDASAEAGKDAEFLVQGTLYPDVIESVSAKGGPSATIKTHHNVGGLKPDMKFKLIEPLRELFKDEVRNVGRELGLPEEMVGRHPFPGPGLAIRILGDVSAEKVTVLQKADAIYLEEIRAAGLYNDIWQAFAVLLPVRSVGVMGDYRTYENVVALRAVTSTDGMTADWYPFPYDVLGRISSRIINEVKGVNRVVYDVSSKPPATIEWE comes from the coding sequence ATGCATCAACACATCGGAAGCCGCATTCTCATCCTCGACTGCGGGTCGCAGTTCACGCAGCTCATCGCGCGGCGCGTGCGTGAGGCACGCGTCTTCTCCGAGATCCATCCGCCGACGCGTTCGCTGGAGTGGATTCGCGAGTGGGGACCGACGGGGATCATCCTCTCCGGGGGGCCCTCGTCGGTGACCGACGAGGGAGCCCCGAGCTTCGATCCCGCCATCCTCGACATCGCCCCCGTCCTGGGGGTGTGCTACGGGATGCAGTGGATGGCGCTTGCATCTGGCGGCAAGGTCGCGGGGGGCGGCCGTCGCGAGTACGGGCGCGCCGAGATCACGGTGCTCGAAACCGCCGGACTCTTCGCGGGGTTCGACGCGGGCGAGCGGTCACAGGTGTGGATGAGCCACGGCGACCATGTCGACGAGGTGCCGCCGGGCTTCGTCCTCACGGCCTCGAGCGCCGACAACCCGGTCGTGGCGATGCGGCACGAATCCAAGCCGATCCACGCGATCCAGTTCCATGCCGAGGTGCATCATACGGTGCGCGGCCCCGACATCATCTCGAACTTCCTCTTCGAGGTCTGTCATTGCCAGCCGGGATGGACCCCCGGGCACTTCATCGAGGAGGAGGTCGCGAAGATTCGCGCACTCGTCGGCGACAAGCAGGTGATCTGCGGCCTCTCCGGCGGCGTGGACTCGTCGGTGGCGGCCGCACTCGTGCACCGGGCGATCGGCGACCAGCTCACCTGCATCTTCGTCGACACCGGGCTGCTGCGGCTGCACGAGCGCGAACAGGTGGAGCGCACCTTCAAGGCGCACCACGGGATCAAGCTCGTCACGGTCCGCGCCGAGGATCGCTTTCTCGACGCGCTCGCCGGTGAGGGGGAGCCCGAAAAGAAGCGCCGCATCATCGGCCACACCTTTATCGACGTCTTCGAGGACGCGTCCGCCGAAGCGGGGAAGGACGCCGAGTTCCTGGTGCAGGGGACGCTGTACCCCGACGTGATCGAGAGCGTGAGCGCCAAGGGGGGACCGAGCGCGACGATCAAGACGCACCACAACGTGGGCGGCCTCAAGCCGGACATGAAATTCAAGCTCATCGAACCGCTGCGCGAGCTGTTCAAGGACGAAGTGCGCAATGTGGGGCGCGAGCTGGGGCTGCCGGAGGAGATGGTCGGACGCCACCCGTTCCCGGGACCGGGGCTGGCAATCCGCATTTTGGGTGACGTGAGCGCCGAGAAGGTCACCGTGCTGCAGAAGGCCGACGCGATCTACCTCGAGGAGATTCGCGCCGCCGGGTTGTACAACGACATCTGGCAGGCGTTCGCCGTGCTCCTTCCCGTTCGGAGCGTCGGCGTGATGGGCGACTACCGCACGTATGAAAACGTCGTGGCGCTGCGCGCGGTGACCAGCACCGACGGGATGACCGCCGACTGGTACCCCTTCCCGTATGACGTGCTTGGGCGCATCTCGTCGCGTATCATCAACGAGGTGAAGGGGGTGAACCGCGTCGTGTACGACGTCAGTTCCAAGCCGCCGGCCACGATCGAGTGGGAATGA